The sequence ACCACCTAGGACTTAGGTGTCAAGTAGGAGGATTTTGTGCCCTTGATTTTGTTTAAGGGCTGCTCAACTACCTTAGAATTTATATAATACTTTCATAGGGGTGTTACCGTTTCAAATAGTATTATTCAAGGTCATCTTCTGTACAAAAATGAGCACTGATATAAATATAGCCAATTGCAATGGAGAAAGTATTTACCGATAGCTTCTTGGTTTCTTTGGGACATTTCCCTGTTTGCAGCTTCATAGTACTGGACCCTATCCGACAGCCTTGCAATCTCGAAGTTCTTTGTGGCAATCACGGCTTCCATCTCTGAAGCAACTTCAgcacgagcaaaatcctgggaaATAGCAGCAGCTACAAGTTGTGAAACAGTTATTTGCTGGCACAACTCAGCACCAGGATCGACGCTTGAATCATCAGTATCCTCAGCTATACTTGGAGATGGAAGTGATAAGGCAACATGTGATAGGTGGTGACTCAGCTTCTTCCATTCCTTCTGCCATATCTCAAGTGTTTCTTCTGCTTGCTTCCTCCTCTCAATTTCGGTCAACAGGCTTAACCTCATTTCACGGAGGTCATCATCCATGGCCCGTGAAGATCGAGTTCCACCATCACTTGATATTTCTGAGTTTGGCAAATACCATTGAAGTTAGCACAAAAACACCATAGCAATTTTCCCAGTAAATAGAAAAAATAGCAGAAATTATCTCCATGCAACATTTAATGTATCCTAAACAGTTCCCTCATTTGGGGTAAAAGACCTTAGCTCATGGTGATCAGTCATTGCAGCGGAATAAACGATTGCAGTGTATCACACGGTTCAAAAGAAGATAGATTCAACCAAATAAAGATGACTGAGGCAAATCGGAACAATGGCTATTGTAAAAAAATCAAACCTTACCAAGCTAAAGGCATAACTGGGAGAGACTACACGTACTCCACATTTCTAGTTCTAGCCTGCAACTAACTTATATCGTGGAAATTCATATGTAGAAAGGATGACTTTTGCATACCTCTAACAACATTAAAAATTGCTGTGAGCATTATTTTTGCACATTAAATATAtcagaagaagaaaattttaagaCTAGAGAAAATTGTCAATCTGGCAAATGGGTAAACTCCTATGATGAATTCTACTTTAAAAACGCTATAACAAAAGTTATACGAAAAAGCAGAACATGATGAACCTTACATCTTAAGAGACCCATGACCAGGATATTTTCTCCTACCAGTTGGTACTTAGTTTAGTTCATATCCATACCCTTTCAGCAGCTTTTAAATAGATATGGTATTGCTATAGTGAACTAGAAATAGCCTGCAAAGAATATCTGCAGGAAGCATCTTGCAAATAATATTGACTCACTAGAATGCTTATTTTCAATGTTGTTTTAACAGTCTAATACCATGGAAACCTGGTAGAGTTATAGCTAGAAAAACAGGAAAATAGCTGACAAATGAAGTGTAAGAAACTGATTGGTACCTTCAAATGCATCATAGAATTCAGCACAGGGTGTGCCAACAGAGATCCCAAGAGGGGAACTCGGTTTCCACCACCACTCTTGGGTGCCAGCATCATCAGTTTCAGTATTGCTAGCCACACTCATGGAATCCTGAAGTTCAAGGAAGGTGTCACTCTCATCATTTTTGGGTGCTCCGCCAATCAAAGGCCTTCCAACATTAACAGGCCTCACTAGTGCTTCAAGATTTCCACGGTGAAACTCAAACTCAGGCTGCTCGTGCTCATTTTTGGCTGTCACAGGTCCCTTGCCCTTCAGCAGCATTTCATTTTTCCCATTGATGGGGGCCTCGTCCACACCACTGTCACCTTCAGCTTGATCATTCCCTGATTGCTGAAACGCAAACTCAGGCTCCTCCACTGCAGTGGGTTCACCCCCTTTAGGCAGAGCAGGCAGTATCACTGGGAGCTTTGGCTGGCTGCCCTCACTTCCAACGTCACCCTGAGGAACGGTCTTGGCAAGGGAGGCCCCCCGCCTCTTATGGTTGATAATGTACGGCGACCAGGTCCCGGGGAACGAGGAAGGTGAGTCGGGCAAGGTGGTGCTCTCAGGCGTGGCATAGAGTGATGCCGGCGACGTCTGTGCCCTAATAGGAGCCACCGGTACAGGTGTGGCCTTGTCTGGAGGCGAGGGCGGCGGCTTGGGCGTGGCTTTCTCGGCCTGCGCAGGCGACCCTGTCTCGAGGAAGGGATCCAGCACGTAGTGCGTGATGGTCGGCATGAGGATGCAGCTACAGGAGGGGAATCAAAGACGGCTGCACCTCGCTGGCATCAGCGTGGACCTGGATCAAAATTGACATGCGAAATTCGACGTCAGAATAGATCAAGCCCTGCTCCTAGTGGGGGAAATATGCCACGATTGGGGGATTCCGATCCAAAATATTCGGAAGCATTTCTAGCCGAACACGTATCCTTTTTAAAAAAGGCACCGGCATGACAATACGCGATGGTGATATGCAGACGAATCGTCCCAAAAAAAGGAGAAAACGCTCAATATTCCCCCACCCTGTGATTGCAAACCAATACGAGAAATCGCGCGAAGGAACGCATGAATCGTACACGTCCAGCTCCGTTGCAAAAATTTGACCAAAACTCCGACCAGCTCCATCACGCGTACGAGAGGAAGCCCCAACTCCGCCTCCGACGATCCAGCTGGACCGCCGCCTCGTCCCCACCGAAAACCAGCCGGCGGGAGCGTCCTGGCAGCCGGACGAAACGAATTGACACCCCACCCCCCACCCACGGCGCTCGAGATCCCTCACCCGGCACCGACGCCGAAGGACGACAGATTAGGCCGAGGTAGCAGCACTCACCTGATAGGATCCAGGTCCCGGAGGCGCGGCGCCTCCACCGAGAAGAGGGGAAACCCTAGCGggaggctggtgcgaggaagagACGACGGCGTTGTCCTTTTTCTGTGTTTCCTTTCCCACGGCCGCAGCGGCGATGGTCGCGCGTTTGGATTCGAATTTATGGGACCGGGCAAAATAGAATAGAAGTAAGCGGCGCGAGGAGCCGAGGAGGAGGGCGATACGAGCCTCGCTGGCGCAGCCAACCGCGCGAGGTAACAGGGGCAGACGAGGGGTAGGGGAGGGGAAGGTGCGCGATTTTTGCTGCGGGTTTTATTATCCGCTGTATTTATTGGCCGGGTTTTTTTTTCTTCTGCGTGGATGAGCCGAGGAGTCGAGGAGGGGAGTGGAGAACACGGTAGAAAAGGCTGCGAATCAGCAAAAGCTGCCGCACCCAATTCCTCGCGTACCTTCCACGGCGCGGTCGGAGGGCCAGGTTGTCAGCAGCGGATGGGTGGCCTGGTCTGGTGCTGGTGGGCGCTGGCGCGGCTGATCCCCTCCCCTCTTCTTGGAGGGAAAGAAAGGGAGAGGGGGGCGAAAGCGTGTGGCATGTGGGTGGGTGACTGCCCCTGGTGCCTGGTTTGGTGGGGTACGCGGCACGAGCGCGATGCGGCGGGGTCGGGTTGGACTGGACCGATGGATTCGTGCTCGGTTCGCGCGGCTTCTTGGATGCGGGATGGACGGACCCGGTCGGGCGCTGGGTGGTCCGTGCCTGGTGGCTGGTGCTTCCGTGGGCAACAGGCGACGGCGAGGGACAGGGAGCTGCAGGGGTTGTTGGGACTTGGGGTGTTCGGTTCGGCCGCGCCCCGCGTGGGCGCTGGCATAAGGGGCCCCGGGTTCGGTCAGTTGACCACGTGACGCGCGCGCTGGCGCATGCGGCTGCGGCAGGGCTCCTGGATGCTTCTGCTCTTTCCGGACACCTCGTGCACCATCCGGTAGGTGTTTTCTGGTGGCTCGTGGTCGTGGATGATGATGCAGCTCTGATGACGCGATCGTCGAATTTCAATGCAAGGAAGCGGTCAGGCACGTTTGATTCTCTTCCAGCCGAACGTCTCTGAGTCGGATAGAATTCTAAACAGCAGCTAGAGCAAcgttaataatattgtttatttcAAAAAGAATGTTAATAATGTCTTATACAACAGTGTCCATTTACTCTGCAAATAACTCTGCAAATAGTGCAGTCTAGTACATAATAAAAGAGTCGTATTATTTTTTATAACTTATCTCATAACTCGCTTAAATAATAATCATAGACCTTGTATAAATGGATTGTTGTTTAAACATAATGAGCATCTGAAAGATCCGAGCGGATTTTGAAGATTGTAGCGAGGGGTCTTACAGGTGTCGTGATGCCACGACCGATACCTGCACCGATGTCCCTCC is a genomic window of Zea mays cultivar B73 chromosome 5, Zm-B73-REFERENCE-NAM-5.0, whole genome shotgun sequence containing:
- the LOC100274590 gene encoding uncharacterized protein LOC100274590 encodes the protein MPTITHYVLDPFLETGSPAQAEKATPKPPPSPPDKATPVPVAPIRAQTSPASLYATPESTTLPDSPSSFPGTWSPYIINHKRRGASLAKTVPQGDVGSEGSQPKLPVILPALPKGGEPTAVEEPEFAFQQSGNDQAEGDSGVDEAPINGKNEMLLKGKGPVTAKNEHEQPEFEFHRGNLEALVRPVNVGRPLIGGAPKNDESDTFLELQDSMSVASNTETDDAGTQEWWWKPSSPLGISVGTPCAEFYDAFEEISSDGGTRSSRAMDDDLREMRLSLLTEIERRKQAEETLEIWQKEWKKLSHHLSHVALSLPSPSIAEDTDDSSVDPGAELCQQITVSQLVAAAISQDFARAEVASEMEAVIATKNFEIARLSDRVQYYEAANREMSQRNQEAIETSRQQRKERKKRQKWFWGSVGLAVTLGATAIAWSYLPSSQPRASADSNSTVSD